A single Anopheles arabiensis isolate DONGOLA chromosome X, AaraD3, whole genome shotgun sequence DNA region contains:
- the LOC120906655 gene encoding serine/threonine-protein kinase tousled-like 1 isoform X3 — protein MTDPIRFSLGGAAAIMDHFHTALDPRKQELLEARFLGARMSAGTQLQMAPQTTIVQQVGQVDQAASHHHHTSHHLQQQQQQQQQQQQQSHHHHPQHFNSGNQQQQQHHQQQQQHQQVLSSHQQQQQQTSAAAAAAIAVVLGGGGSGNGGGGGAGGGGGAAAGSNNGGTATGSAKSSSSSLVDAAQPTTTTTTTTAGVAVATAGGTTTPALHPPIPVGSGLQQQQHHAHHTHHHHHHHHQQQQQQQQHHQNNNKDQDSNMSTGSSHSDKEQDAIMMSAVAAGLAIGSTPPSEKVSRAASERKRKRKAPDDNGGPGGGGPGAGGAAGGGHFRDSRDNIKGLRLTLPPLSDNKKINDYFSKHPGMPAAASSPRVSSSTNSPLVGGITTTITAVGSGGGSGSGAASAAAAAGNTAGGSNSSALGAISNNSPHVDPGGGGGGGTTGSTAGSGTGPARKSPNPQYPMYPPSPQTTPLLPVGSNGNNSNNNNNNNGHNAGAASDLFTTGGSSRTQRQQQAAAAAAAAVSSAPSSPSVGNNPASGNNASVLVPPSVSTAMSAAAAAAAAVEAAKQAAATSTPSATTVLSPIITPLVSTAVVSTTGTAVQQQQQQYQPGIVLVSSSNSTTSSLMHQKPTAASASQQKQQTGTGQQQPASAGPAQQRDPQAQAQPTAGGATNNHTPGTGTTAPSNCNAAGAAAAAAAADHHHQRVTLVSCNTSSNSSSNGGAAVTATGTTTPSGGDLASSGIGSTNVPLTTTTAAAATSTTSNNSSIGAQTSNSILQLPGGAVVTTTKSIGQKLQQHQATTTSSSSSTNTTGGQQSDSSSNNGGSFGSGKFGQQQPGGASASTGAAPTTPTTLMLTKFVQTDLTQADITERDHDFESSRTRVDELSRLSDEQKCQLSVHQKAIEQHKSQISKCVEVVKKLLKQKSNIEKKEARQKCMQNRLRLGQFVTQRVGATFQENWTDGYAFQELAKRQEEITAEREEIDRQKKLLMKKRPTNSEGGRKRNNSSATGGGAGGTGGAGDRGGTGPGGAGVGTGAVVAMGSGGVVGASAGSVGSGGGGSALHNGNDSTFLKPDPVVSSSSTFTLQEYYECDEILKLRQSALKKEDADLQLEMEKLERERNLHIRELKRIHNEDQSRFNNHPVLNDRYLLLMLLGKGGFSEVHKAFDLKEQRYVACKVHQLNKDWKEDKKANYIKHALREYNIHKALDHPRVVKLYDVFEIDANSFCTVLEYCDGHDLDFYLKQHKTIPEKEARSIIMQVVSALKYLNEIKPPIIHYDLKPGNILLTEGNVCGEIKITDFGLSKVMDEENYNPDHGMDLTSQGAGTYWYLPPECFVVGKNPPKISSKVDVWSVGVIFYQCLYGKKPFGHNQSQATILEENTILKATEVQFANKPTVSNEAKSFIRGCLAYRKEDRMDVFALAKHEYLQPPVSKHNRSSNAQNAHAGGQNSSSTGTGAGGGGGGGGGGGGGSGGSGGAGGNQIGQQTSFSTGMFGNMNQSSSS, from the exons ATGTCGGCCGGTACGCAGCTGCAGATGGCACCACAAACAACAATAGTACAACAAGTTGGCCAAGTCGACCAAGCTGCATCACACCATCACCATACGTCGCATcatctccagcagcagcagcagcagcaacagcaacagcagcaacaatcgcatcatcatcatccgcagCACTTTAACAGTggcaatcagcagcagcagcagcatcatcagcagcagcagcagcaccagcaagtGCTGAGctcgcaccagcagcaacagcagcagacgTCGGCTGCCGCCGCGGCAGCGATTGCCGTTGTCctgggcggtggcggcagcggtaacggcggcggcggcggtgcgggcggtggtggtggagcagcAGCGGGCAGCAATAACGGCGGTACGGCGACGGGCAGTGCCAAGAGCAGTAGCAGCTCCCTGGTGGACGCGGCCCAgccgacgacgaccacgaccacgacgacggcCGGTGTGGCGGTAGCGACAGCCGGCGGCACGACGACGCCCGCCCTACATCCTCCCATACCCGTCGGTAGcgggctgcagcagcagcagcatcacgcccatcacacacaccatcaccaccaccaccaccaccagcagcagcagcagcagcagcaacaccatcagaacaacaacaaggaTCAGGACTCGAACATGAGCACCGGCTCGTCCCACAGCGACAAGGAGCAGGACGCGATCATGATGAGTGCGGTGGCGGCCGGGCTGGCCATCGGGTCGACGCCCCCCTCGGAGAAGGTGTCGCGGGCGGCGTCCGAGCGCAAGCGCAAGCGGAAGGCACCGGACGACAATGGCGGCCCGGGCGGAGGCGGCCCCGGGGCGGGGGGAGCGGCAGGCGGAGGTCATTTTCGTGATAGTAGAGATAATATAAAGGGTCTGCGGCTGACGCTGCCGCCCCTCAGTGATAATAAGAAGATAAACGATTATTTTTCTAAACACCCGGGGATGCCGGCGGCCGCGTCGTCGCCCCGCGTGTCCAGTAGCACTAATAGCCCGCTGGTCGGTGGCATCACCACCACGATCACCGCGGTCGGCAGCGGGGGTGGCAGTGGTAGCGGTGCCGCctcagccgccgccgccgctggcAACACTGCCGGCGGCAGCAACAGTAGCGCGTTAGGAGCAATATCCAACAATTCGCCGCACGTGGATCCCGGGGGCGGCGGGGGCGGTGGGACGACCGGCAGCACCGCTGGCAGTGGTACCGGCCCTGCCCGCAAAAGCCCCAACCCGCAGTATCCCATGTACCCCCCTAGTCCACAGACGacgccgctgctgccggtgggCAGCAatggcaacaacagcaacaacaacaacaacaacaacggccaCAACGCTGGTGCTGCGTCGGACCTGTTCACCACCGGCGGCAGCAGTCGAacgcagcggcagcagcaggcggcggcggcggcggcggcggccgtcTCGTCCGCGCCCTCCTCGCCGTCGGTGGGCAACAACCCGGCCAGTGGCAACAACGCTTCCGTACTAGTTCCTCCATCCGTCTCGACCGCCatgtcggcggcggcggcggcggccgcggcAGTCGAGGCGGCGAAACAGGCGGCCGCCACCTCTACCCCGTCGGCGACGACGGTCCTGTCGCCCATCATAACGCCGCTGGTCAGCACGGCGGTGGTCAGCACGACCGGCACggccgtgcagcagcagcagcagcagtaccagccGGGAATCGTGCTCGtgtccagcagcaacagcaccacctcGTCGCTCATGCACCAGAAGCCGACGGCAGCGTCGGCCAgtcagcagaagcagcaaaccggcaccgggcagcagcagccggcgtCCGCCGGACCGGCGCAGCAGCGAGATCCGCAGGCCCAAGCGCAGCCGACGGCCGGTGGGGCGACGAACAACCACACGCCGGGCACGGGGACGACGGCGCCGAGCAACTGCAATGCGGCgggggccgccgccgccgccgccgccgccgaccaccaccatcagcgcGTGACGCTCGTGTCGTGCAAcacgagcagcaacagcagcagcaacggggGTGCCGCCGTCACCGCGACCGGGACGACCACGCCCAGCGGCGGCGACCTGGCGAGCAGCGGGATCGGCAGCACCAACGTGCCGCTGACCACGACCACCGCGGCCGCCGCCACCTCGACGacgagcaacaacagcagcatcggGGCCCAGACCAGCAATTCCATACTCCAGCTACCGGGCGGTGCGGtagtcaccaccaccaagtcAATTGGGCagaagctgcagcagcatcaggcaaccaccacctcctcctcctcctccaccaacACGACCGGCGGGCAGCAGAGCgacagcagtagcaacaatGGCGGCAGCTTCGGCAGCGGCAAGttcgggcagcagcagccgggcgGCGCATCCGCCTCGACCGGCGCGGCCCCGACCACGCCGACCACGCTGATGCTGACCAAGTTCGTGCAGACCGACCTGACGCAGGCGGACATTACCGAGCGGGACCACGACTTCGAGAGCAGCCGGACGCGGGTGGACGAGCTGTCCCGGCTGTCGGACGAGCAGAAGTGCCAGCTGAGCGTGCACCAGAAGGCGATCGAGCAGCACAAGAGCCAGATCAGCAAGTGCGTCGAGGTGGTGAAGAAGCTGCTGAAGCAGAAGAGCAACATCGAGAAGAAGGAGGCGCGCCAGAAGTGCATGCAGAACCGGTTGCGGCTCGGGCAGTTTGTGACGCAGCGGGTCGGCGCCACCTTCCAGGAGAACTGGACGGACGGGTACGCGTTTCAGGAGCTGGCCAA ACGCCAGGAGGAGATCACGGCCGAGCGGGAGGAGATCGACCGGCAGAAGAAGCTGCTGATGAAGAAGCGACCGACGAACAGCGAGGGCGGCCGCAAGCGCAACAACTCGTCGGCGACGGGCGGCGGTGCGGGCGGCACGGGCGGGGCCGGCGATCGGGGCGGCACTGGGCCGGGCGGTGCGGGCGTCGGTACCGGCGCGGTCGTGGCGATGGGCAGCGGCGGCGTGGTAGGCGCCAGTGCGGGCAGCGTCGGCAGCGGGGGCGGCGGATCGGCCCTGCACAACGGCAACGACAGCACGTTCCTGAAGCCGGACCCGgtcgtcagcagcagcagcacgttcaCGCTGCAGGAGTACTACGAGTGCGACGAGATACTGAAGCTGCGCCAGAGCGCGCTGAAGAAGGAGGACGCCGACCTGCAGCTCGAGATGGAGAAGCTCGAGCGGGAGCGGAACCTGCACATCCGCGAGCTGAAGCGGATACACAACGAGGATCAG TCACGCTTCAACAATCACCCGGTGCTGAACGATCGGtacctgctgctgatgctgctcgGCAAGGGCGGCTTCTCCGAGGTGCACAAAGCGTTCGACCTGAAGGAGCAGCGGTACGTCGCGTGCAAGGTGCACCAGCTCAACAAAGACTGGAAGGAGGACAAGAAGGCGAACTACATCAA ACATGCGCTCCGGGAGTACAACATCCACAAGGCGCTCGACCATCCGCGGGTGGTGAAGCTGTACGACGTGTTCGAGATCGATGCCAACTCGTTCTGCACCGTGCTGGAGTACTGCGATGGGCACGATCTGGACTTTTACCTGAAGCAGCACAAAACCATCCCGGAAAAGGAGGCACGGTCAATCATAATGCAG GTCGTGTCGGCGCTCAAGTATCTGAACGAGATCAAGCCGCCGATCATCCATTACGACCTGAAGCCGGGCAACATCCTGCTCACCGAGGGCAACGTGTGCGGTGAGATCAAAATTACCGACTTCGGTCTGTCGAAGGTGATGGACGAAGAGAACTATAACCCGGACCATGGTATGGACCTTACGTCACAAGGTGCTGGAACTTATTG GTATCTGCCACCGGAGTGCTTCGTGGTCGGCAAGAATCCGCCGAAAATCTCGTCCAAGGTGGACGTGTGGAGCGTGGGCGTCATCTTTTACCAGTGCCTGTACGGCAAGAAGCCGTTCGGGCACAATCAGTCACAGGCGACGATCCTGGAGGAGAACACGATCCTCAAGGCGACCGAGGTGCAGTTCGCCAACAAGCCAACCGTGTCGAACGAGGCAAAG AGCTTTATACGGGGGTGTCTCGCGTACCGGAAGGAGGACCGGATGGACGTGTTCGCGCTGGCCAAGCACGAGTATCTGCAGCCGCCCGTGTCGAAGCACAACCGGTCGTCCAATGCGCAGAATGCGCACGCCGGCggccaaaacagcagcagcaccggtacCGGCGCTGGCgggggtggcggcggcggcggcggcggtggcggtggatcGGGCGGGTCGGGCGGGGCCGGCGGCAATCAGATCGGCCAGCAGACGTCCTTTTCCACCGGCATGTTCGGCAACATGAACCAGTCCAGCTCGTCTTAG
- the LOC120906655 gene encoding serine/threonine-protein kinase tousled-like 1 isoform X2: protein MTDPIRFSLGAGAAAIMDHFHTALDPRKQELLEARFLGARMSAGTQLQMAPQTTIVQQVGQVDQAASHHHHTSHHLQQQQQQQQQQQQQSHHHHPQHFNSGNQQQQQHHQQQQQHQQVLSSHQQQQQQTSAAAAAAIAVVLGGGGSGNGGGGGAGGGGGAAAGSNNGGTATGSAKSSSSSLVDAAQPTTTTTTTTAGVAVATAGGTTTPALHPPIPVGSGLQQQQHHAHHTHHHHHHHHQQQQQQQQHHQNNNKDQDSNMSTGSSHSDKEQDAIMMSAVAAGLAIGSTPPSEKVSRAASERKRKRKAPDDNGGPGGGGPGAGGAAGGGHFRDSRDNIKGLRLTLPPLSDNKKINDYFSKHPGMPAAASSPRVSSSTNSPLVGGITTTITAVGSGGGSGSGAASAAAAAGNTAGGSNSSALGAISNNSPHVDPGGGGGGGTTGSTAGSGTGPARKSPNPQYPMYPPSPQTTPLLPVGSNGNNSNNNNNNNGHNAGAASDLFTTGGSSRTQRQQQAAAAAAAAVSSAPSSPSVGNNPASGNNASVLVPPSVSTAMSAAAAAAAAVEAAKQAAATSTPSATTVLSPIITPLVSTAVVSTTGTAVQQQQQQYQPGIVLVSSSNSTTSSLMHQKPTAASASQQKQQTGTGQQQPASAGPAQQRDPQAQAQPTAGGATNNHTPGTGTTAPSNCNAAGAAAAAAAADHHHQRVTLVSCNTSSNSSSNGGAAVTATGTTTPSGGDLASSGIGSTNVPLTTTTAAAATSTTSNNSSIGAQTSNSILQLPGGAVVTTTKSIGQKLQQHQATTTSSSSSTNTTGGQQSDSSSNNGGSFGSGKFGQQQPGGASASTGAAPTTPTTLMLTKFVQTDLTQADITERDHDFESSRTRVDELSRLSDEQKCQLSVHQKAIEQHKSQISKCVEVVKKLLKQKSNIEKKEARQKCMQNRLRLGQFVTQRVGATFQENWTDGYAFQELAKRQEEITAEREEIDRQKKLLMKKRPTNSEGGRKRNNSSATGGGAGGTGGAGDRGGTGPGGAGVGTGAVVAMGSGGVVGASAGSVGSGGGGSALHNGNDSTFLKPDPVVSSSSTFTLQEYYECDEILKLRQSALKKEDADLQLEMEKLERERNLHIRELKRIHNEDQSRFNNHPVLNDRYLLLMLLGKGGFSEVHKAFDLKEQRYVACKVHQLNKDWKEDKKANYIKHALREYNIHKALDHPRVVKLYDVFEIDANSFCTVLEYCDGHDLDFYLKQHKTIPEKEARSIIMQVVSALKYLNEIKPPIIHYDLKPGNILLTEGNVCGEIKITDFGLSKVMDEENYNPDHGMDLTSQGAGTYWYLPPECFVVGKNPPKISSKVDVWSVGVIFYQCLYGKKPFGHNQSQATILEENTILKATEVQFANKPTVSNEAKSFIRGCLAYRKEDRMDVFALAKHEYLQPPVSKHNRSSNAQNAHAGGQNSSSTGTGAGGGGGGGGGGGGGSGGSGGAGGNQIGQQTSFSTGMFGNMNQSSSS from the exons ATGTCGGCCGGTACGCAGCTGCAGATGGCACCACAAACAACAATAGTACAACAAGTTGGCCAAGTCGACCAAGCTGCATCACACCATCACCATACGTCGCATcatctccagcagcagcagcagcagcaacagcaacagcagcaacaatcgcatcatcatcatccgcagCACTTTAACAGTggcaatcagcagcagcagcagcatcatcagcagcagcagcagcaccagcaagtGCTGAGctcgcaccagcagcaacagcagcagacgTCGGCTGCCGCCGCGGCAGCGATTGCCGTTGTCctgggcggtggcggcagcggtaacggcggcggcggcggtgcgggcggtggtggtggagcagcAGCGGGCAGCAATAACGGCGGTACGGCGACGGGCAGTGCCAAGAGCAGTAGCAGCTCCCTGGTGGACGCGGCCCAgccgacgacgaccacgaccacgacgacggcCGGTGTGGCGGTAGCGACAGCCGGCGGCACGACGACGCCCGCCCTACATCCTCCCATACCCGTCGGTAGcgggctgcagcagcagcagcatcacgcccatcacacacaccatcaccaccaccaccaccaccagcagcagcagcagcagcagcaacaccatcagaacaacaacaaggaTCAGGACTCGAACATGAGCACCGGCTCGTCCCACAGCGACAAGGAGCAGGACGCGATCATGATGAGTGCGGTGGCGGCCGGGCTGGCCATCGGGTCGACGCCCCCCTCGGAGAAGGTGTCGCGGGCGGCGTCCGAGCGCAAGCGCAAGCGGAAGGCACCGGACGACAATGGCGGCCCGGGCGGAGGCGGCCCCGGGGCGGGGGGAGCGGCAGGCGGAGGTCATTTTCGTGATAGTAGAGATAATATAAAGGGTCTGCGGCTGACGCTGCCGCCCCTCAGTGATAATAAGAAGATAAACGATTATTTTTCTAAACACCCGGGGATGCCGGCGGCCGCGTCGTCGCCCCGCGTGTCCAGTAGCACTAATAGCCCGCTGGTCGGTGGCATCACCACCACGATCACCGCGGTCGGCAGCGGGGGTGGCAGTGGTAGCGGTGCCGCctcagccgccgccgccgctggcAACACTGCCGGCGGCAGCAACAGTAGCGCGTTAGGAGCAATATCCAACAATTCGCCGCACGTGGATCCCGGGGGCGGCGGGGGCGGTGGGACGACCGGCAGCACCGCTGGCAGTGGTACCGGCCCTGCCCGCAAAAGCCCCAACCCGCAGTATCCCATGTACCCCCCTAGTCCACAGACGacgccgctgctgccggtgggCAGCAatggcaacaacagcaacaacaacaacaacaacaacggccaCAACGCTGGTGCTGCGTCGGACCTGTTCACCACCGGCGGCAGCAGTCGAacgcagcggcagcagcaggcggcggcggcggcggcggcggccgtcTCGTCCGCGCCCTCCTCGCCGTCGGTGGGCAACAACCCGGCCAGTGGCAACAACGCTTCCGTACTAGTTCCTCCATCCGTCTCGACCGCCatgtcggcggcggcggcggcggccgcggcAGTCGAGGCGGCGAAACAGGCGGCCGCCACCTCTACCCCGTCGGCGACGACGGTCCTGTCGCCCATCATAACGCCGCTGGTCAGCACGGCGGTGGTCAGCACGACCGGCACggccgtgcagcagcagcagcagcagtaccagccGGGAATCGTGCTCGtgtccagcagcaacagcaccacctcGTCGCTCATGCACCAGAAGCCGACGGCAGCGTCGGCCAgtcagcagaagcagcaaaccggcaccgggcagcagcagccggcgtCCGCCGGACCGGCGCAGCAGCGAGATCCGCAGGCCCAAGCGCAGCCGACGGCCGGTGGGGCGACGAACAACCACACGCCGGGCACGGGGACGACGGCGCCGAGCAACTGCAATGCGGCgggggccgccgccgccgccgccgccgccgaccaccaccatcagcgcGTGACGCTCGTGTCGTGCAAcacgagcagcaacagcagcagcaacggggGTGCCGCCGTCACCGCGACCGGGACGACCACGCCCAGCGGCGGCGACCTGGCGAGCAGCGGGATCGGCAGCACCAACGTGCCGCTGACCACGACCACCGCGGCCGCCGCCACCTCGACGacgagcaacaacagcagcatcggGGCCCAGACCAGCAATTCCATACTCCAGCTACCGGGCGGTGCGGtagtcaccaccaccaagtcAATTGGGCagaagctgcagcagcatcaggcaaccaccacctcctcctcctcctccaccaacACGACCGGCGGGCAGCAGAGCgacagcagtagcaacaatGGCGGCAGCTTCGGCAGCGGCAAGttcgggcagcagcagccgggcgGCGCATCCGCCTCGACCGGCGCGGCCCCGACCACGCCGACCACGCTGATGCTGACCAAGTTCGTGCAGACCGACCTGACGCAGGCGGACATTACCGAGCGGGACCACGACTTCGAGAGCAGCCGGACGCGGGTGGACGAGCTGTCCCGGCTGTCGGACGAGCAGAAGTGCCAGCTGAGCGTGCACCAGAAGGCGATCGAGCAGCACAAGAGCCAGATCAGCAAGTGCGTCGAGGTGGTGAAGAAGCTGCTGAAGCAGAAGAGCAACATCGAGAAGAAGGAGGCGCGCCAGAAGTGCATGCAGAACCGGTTGCGGCTCGGGCAGTTTGTGACGCAGCGGGTCGGCGCCACCTTCCAGGAGAACTGGACGGACGGGTACGCGTTTCAGGAGCTGGCCAA ACGCCAGGAGGAGATCACGGCCGAGCGGGAGGAGATCGACCGGCAGAAGAAGCTGCTGATGAAGAAGCGACCGACGAACAGCGAGGGCGGCCGCAAGCGCAACAACTCGTCGGCGACGGGCGGCGGTGCGGGCGGCACGGGCGGGGCCGGCGATCGGGGCGGCACTGGGCCGGGCGGTGCGGGCGTCGGTACCGGCGCGGTCGTGGCGATGGGCAGCGGCGGCGTGGTAGGCGCCAGTGCGGGCAGCGTCGGCAGCGGGGGCGGCGGATCGGCCCTGCACAACGGCAACGACAGCACGTTCCTGAAGCCGGACCCGgtcgtcagcagcagcagcacgttcaCGCTGCAGGAGTACTACGAGTGCGACGAGATACTGAAGCTGCGCCAGAGCGCGCTGAAGAAGGAGGACGCCGACCTGCAGCTCGAGATGGAGAAGCTCGAGCGGGAGCGGAACCTGCACATCCGCGAGCTGAAGCGGATACACAACGAGGATCAG TCACGCTTCAACAATCACCCGGTGCTGAACGATCGGtacctgctgctgatgctgctcgGCAAGGGCGGCTTCTCCGAGGTGCACAAAGCGTTCGACCTGAAGGAGCAGCGGTACGTCGCGTGCAAGGTGCACCAGCTCAACAAAGACTGGAAGGAGGACAAGAAGGCGAACTACATCAA ACATGCGCTCCGGGAGTACAACATCCACAAGGCGCTCGACCATCCGCGGGTGGTGAAGCTGTACGACGTGTTCGAGATCGATGCCAACTCGTTCTGCACCGTGCTGGAGTACTGCGATGGGCACGATCTGGACTTTTACCTGAAGCAGCACAAAACCATCCCGGAAAAGGAGGCACGGTCAATCATAATGCAG GTCGTGTCGGCGCTCAAGTATCTGAACGAGATCAAGCCGCCGATCATCCATTACGACCTGAAGCCGGGCAACATCCTGCTCACCGAGGGCAACGTGTGCGGTGAGATCAAAATTACCGACTTCGGTCTGTCGAAGGTGATGGACGAAGAGAACTATAACCCGGACCATGGTATGGACCTTACGTCACAAGGTGCTGGAACTTATTG GTATCTGCCACCGGAGTGCTTCGTGGTCGGCAAGAATCCGCCGAAAATCTCGTCCAAGGTGGACGTGTGGAGCGTGGGCGTCATCTTTTACCAGTGCCTGTACGGCAAGAAGCCGTTCGGGCACAATCAGTCACAGGCGACGATCCTGGAGGAGAACACGATCCTCAAGGCGACCGAGGTGCAGTTCGCCAACAAGCCAACCGTGTCGAACGAGGCAAAG AGCTTTATACGGGGGTGTCTCGCGTACCGGAAGGAGGACCGGATGGACGTGTTCGCGCTGGCCAAGCACGAGTATCTGCAGCCGCCCGTGTCGAAGCACAACCGGTCGTCCAATGCGCAGAATGCGCACGCCGGCggccaaaacagcagcagcaccggtacCGGCGCTGGCgggggtggcggcggcggcggcggcggtggcggtggatcGGGCGGGTCGGGCGGGGCCGGCGGCAATCAGATCGGCCAGCAGACGTCCTTTTCCACCGGCATGTTCGGCAACATGAACCAGTCCAGCTCGTCTTAG